The Torulaspora delbrueckii CBS 1146 chromosome 1, complete genome DNA segment GAATCTCAGAGTATACAGTTTGTGGAGTATAATCGCATGTATGAGACAAACTTAGCTCGTAGTAGTACATTATCTTCTCAGAGATTGATTTAATGAGTTTTGGTAAATTGATAGATTCGACGTCGACGGCTGCTACGGAAGATAGAGAGCTGGTAGAGTCCCTTGGAGATTTCATCGGGGTATATTGTACGCTATTTCTCGGTGATTGACCCTCTGGTACGATATTGTTAGGCTGGATTGGACAAAGTACATTGACGAGGGGTGGTATCTGAAATGGTATTTGCAAATATGATAGTAGCAAGAAGCAGATCGCCACACCATCAAGAGCTGATCCAAGCCACAAGTAATCTCGTATCTTATGAAGTAAAGTAACCGCTTCATTAAAGCTATTGAGTGCGTCCGTGTATCTACCCGCAAGCAGCTGAAAATTTCCGAGGATCTTGAGCTGTCTGCCTCGAGAGCGACTATGAGATCTATTCTCAGAGCTTGAGAGCGATTTCGCCAACTTCAAGGAAGCTGACCGCTTGATGTTATTCGTAGTAATCTCGATAGAGGAAAGTCTCTTTGATGCATTAGTTGATGAAGGGGAAACCACTGCCGTGAGAGCCGCAACTTGCCTTGTTAAAGTCGTCTTCATCACAGAGTTGCCCCCAATAGCCCCCGGTGATCGAAGTGTAACATGCTTATAGGATGAGTAGTACTGACTCAATGCTTGAAGGAAAGTTTTTCCTACATCACAGAGTATAGTCTCCAGATtatcttcaagcttttGACCGCAATAGAAGATGTTCTCGCCCACATTGGTCTCTCCACTTGTATTAGTAACAATCACATTATGTGATATAATCGTTGGATATCTCTCTTTCAACGTTTGTAAGCTTGATTCAGGGTTGTTATCATCGTTGATAAGGCCAATCACCACGAATATCTTTCTAAATGGTTCAAAATCGTACAGGAAAAGGTCCAGCGAGTCATTGTACCCGTAGGAGCTaaaatcaaagaacaatctTCCATTTGGAAAGCCCTGGGGTGTGAATAACGAACTATCAATTGGCGTGATATCCAAAAGCCTAATTTCACTGTAGCTCTGTAAATTCTCCACGGCTTCGTTAAACTGATGCCTCTTCCATTTCCCAATGGGCACGACTAGAGCACGTATCCTCGATGGCCATACAAAACTCGCTCCATGACCTAAGCTTTTCATCATACACCTCCCACCGTAAACTCACCTCCAAAAAGCTGTAATACCACACTCGATAGCTACCCAATTGATGCAAATTGATCGACTTAGAGAATGTTGATCAATGGTGAATCGTGAATATTTCACTGTTTAACATCTGGCTAGTTAATTCGCATCACACAGAACGAATGGCCCTTTATGAGgaattgaacttgaagatcaactAAGTTCAAGATTTGCCACCCTTTTAACGGGCTAAGACAGTAGAGTTATCAAGGCCAATTGAGTTGACCGAGTTAAGAATGGCCGGTCTGTCGTTTGATAATTACCAGAGGAACAATTTTTTGGCTTCTAAGTCCCATGCGCAGCCTAAGGCGACCTCAACAGGTACTACTATTGTAGGTGTGAAATTCAACAATGGAGTGGTAATTGCAGCTGATACTAGGTCTACACAGGGCCCTATTGTAGCTGATAAGAACTGTGCTAAGTTACATCGTATTTCGCCTCGAATTTGGTGTGCAGGTGCCGGTACTGCTGCTGATACAGAAGCTGTAACgcaattgatttcttctaaTTTGGAATTACACTCTCTATATGCTAGCAGAGAGCCCCGTGTAGTTTCTGCTTTGCAGATGTTGAAACAgcatcttttcaaataccAGGGTCACATTGGTGCTTATTTGATTGTAGCCGGTGTGGACCCAACCGGTGCTCACCTTTTCTCGATTCACGCACATGGCTCTACAGACGTTGGTTACTACCAATCGCTCGGGTCTGGTTCTCTAG contains these protein-coding regions:
- the PUP1 gene encoding proteasome core particle subunit beta 2 (similar to Saccharomyces cerevisiae PUP1 (YOR157C); ancestral locus Anc_5.507), translating into MAGLSFDNYQRNNFLASKSHAQPKATSTGTTIVGVKFNNGVVIAADTRSTQGPIVADKNCAKLHRISPRIWCAGAGTAADTEAVTQLISSNLELHSLYASREPRVVSALQMLKQHLFKYQGHIGAYLIVAGVDPTGAHLFSIHAHGSTDVGYYQSLGSGSLAAMAVLESHWKQDLTKEEAINLASDAIEAGIWNDLGSGSNVDVCVMEIGKDAEYLRNYRTPNVREPKQQSYKFARGTTAVLRESIVNICDVQEETVDIVG